AGCCGCTACATTTTTCGATGAGGGTGTGTTTTCTTTTCAGAATGAGTCGTCGCAGTTGGAGAGATCAGGACTGCACTCAGCTTTGTCTTGCAACCGCTTGTTTCAGCCATGATTTTTTGACGTTTAAAACCGTCGGGCGGTGTATCATTGCGCCCGTCAGCCCCGCCGGGGCTTGTGGAATACCTCCATGGACTTACCCAGTAGTTACTCAGTATCCCGTTTTTCCAATCATGAATTGACTGATTGATCCTTCCGGCGTGCCCCGCTGCTGGGAGTGGAGTTCGCCTATGTCTGAAGTAGAAGTAAAGAAAACGCAGGAAAGCTTGCAGGACCGCCTCGCTCAAGTCGTTGAGCTGCTGCAGCGCCAGCGGGTGGTCGAAGACCTGACTCATCGCCAGGAAGGTCCGCATCACGACCGGGTCGAGAACCTGGTACACCGGCAAAACCTCGTCGAGCTGCAACGCAAGCTCGATGATCTGCACTCCGCCGACGTTGCCTACATCCTTGAAGCCTTGCCGCTGGACGATCGTCTGACGCTCTGGCAATTGGTCAAGGCGGATCGCGACGGCGACATTCTCCTCGAAGTATCCGACTCGGTTCGTGAAACCCTGATCGCCGACATGGACGATCACGAGCTCCTGGCTGCGGCCAAGGACATGGACGCCGACGAACTTGCTGACCTGGCTTCCGAGCTGCCGCGAGACGTCGTCCACGAACTGATGGAAACCCTCGATGGTCAACAGCGTGAGCGCGTCCGCTCCGCGTTGTCCTATGACGAGGAGCAAGTCGGTGCGCTGATGGACTTCGAGATGGTGACCATCCGTGAGGATGTCAGTCTCGAAGTCGTGCTGCGTTACCTGCGGCGTCTCAAGGAGCTGCCGGGCCACACCGACAAACTGTTTGTGGTCGACTACGACGGCGTGCTCAAGGGCGTGCTGCCGATCAAGCGTTTGCTGGTCAACGATCCGGAAAAGCAGGTTTCGGAAGTCATGGCCAGCGACCCGGTGAGTTTTCACCCGGACGAAGATGCCTACGATGCCGCTCAGGCGTTCGAACGTTACGACTTGATCTCGGCGCCTGTGGTCGACAAGAACGGCAAGCTGATCGGCCGTCTGACCATCGATGAAATGGTCGACCTGATCCGTGAAGAGAGCGAAAACGAAGTGCTCAACATGGCGGGTCTGCGCGAAGAAGAAGATATCTTCGCTTCGGTCTGGAAATCCCTGCGCAACCGTTGGGCCTGGCTGGCGGTCAACCTGATCACCGCGTTTATCGCATCCCGGGTGATCGGCCTGTTTGAGGGCTCCATCGAAAAACTGGTGGCACTGGCGGCATTGATGCCGATCGTGGCCGGTATCGGTGGCAACTCGGGCAACCAGACTATCACCATGATCGTTCGAGCCATGGCGCTGGACCAGGTGAGCACCGGCAATACCTCGCGATTGATGCGCAAGGAGCTGGCCGTCGGTTTGATCAATGGCCTGGTCTGGGGTGGCGTGATTGGCGTTGTGGCCTATCTGCTTTATGGCAGTTGGTCCCTCGGGGTGGTGATGACCGCCGCCATGACGCTTAACTTGTTGCTGGCGGCGTTGATGGGGGTCTTGATCCCGATGACTCTGGCGCGGCTTGGGCGCGATCCGGCGATGGGTGCCAGCGTTATGATCACTGCCATGACTGACAGCGGCGGGTTCTTCATCTTCCTCGGGCTGGCGACGATTTTCCTGCTCTGACTTGCCTGCTTTAAGAAACCCGCCAATTCGGCGGGTTTTTTATGGCCGAATTTCAGGCAAAAAAAAGCCAGCGATTATGCTGGCTTGGCTTTC
This region of Pseudomonas mandelii genomic DNA includes:
- the mgtE gene encoding magnesium transporter; the encoded protein is MSEVEVKKTQESLQDRLAQVVELLQRQRVVEDLTHRQEGPHHDRVENLVHRQNLVELQRKLDDLHSADVAYILEALPLDDRLTLWQLVKADRDGDILLEVSDSVRETLIADMDDHELLAAAKDMDADELADLASELPRDVVHELMETLDGQQRERVRSALSYDEEQVGALMDFEMVTIREDVSLEVVLRYLRRLKELPGHTDKLFVVDYDGVLKGVLPIKRLLVNDPEKQVSEVMASDPVSFHPDEDAYDAAQAFERYDLISAPVVDKNGKLIGRLTIDEMVDLIREESENEVLNMAGLREEEDIFASVWKSLRNRWAWLAVNLITAFIASRVIGLFEGSIEKLVALAALMPIVAGIGGNSGNQTITMIVRAMALDQVSTGNTSRLMRKELAVGLINGLVWGGVIGVVAYLLYGSWSLGVVMTAAMTLNLLLAALMGVLIPMTLARLGRDPAMGASVMITAMTDSGGFFIFLGLATIFLL